The following are from one region of the Sorghum bicolor cultivar BTx623 chromosome 2, Sorghum_bicolor_NCBIv3, whole genome shotgun sequence genome:
- the LOC110432818 gene encoding uncharacterized protein LOC110432818 isoform X1 → MRGGGGASGLAFRGVVEEEEEEAVVSAPERPMQRRRQRRRWGEEVDDGYSPSSTGGGGSSCCDSFGCDSPLAGFVRPDGDPDTDLETDGLATSSSSASAAFTERQDDEAEEVLCGVKEEEWAQVQEPAKNPAAGRATAECHNQRYRTEAAVLLHGRKGSKQRPASLDLGSPGFHGATFSPSFVIGGVGLMNKGLGASLIRSDVFHSPGTPNYPRHRASVLGCQKGWSSERVPHPSKGSRRYPGSSMAFPYSNGRTLPSKWEDAERWIFSPNSSDALGRTTVAHARRPKSKSGPLGPPGRLGGQYSSVSSVSLLDSGRAGPITANSPFMAGVLMPEHVCGGKNTNGTYSGRPIGDEISIGRGVKICPLNGGSHPIRTSRVRQRLDYALESSASLPSTRESIQDEQVEITEDSASTIASIISRKDAATQTSPELSRSSSPNTRPTFNRSLSTEQVKESGSCFSDLDIRDVQMDDRVTLTRWSKKNVTRSSNKNSTNIIEWKEKTVESNSSSWGFAEAKCISKIDREDTKITAWENIQKAKAEAAIQKLVIKLEKKRSSSLDKILNTLKSAQRKAQVMRERERDAVTANQDGKGSRKAKKRVQLSKNGQISSLSGCFTCHAF, encoded by the exons ATGCGGGGTGGCGGCGGTGCTTCCGGGCTTGCGTTTCGGggcgtggtggaggaggaggaagaagaggcaGTGGTTTCGGCGCCGGAGAGGCCaatgcagcggcggcggcagcggcggaggTGGGGAGAGGAGGTGGACGACGGCTACTCGCCGAGCTCCACGGGCGGCGGCGGGAGCAGCTGCTGCGATTCCTTCGGCTGCGACTCG CCTTTGGCCGGGTTCGTGCGCCCAGATGGTGACCCAGATACAGATCTGGAGACAGATGGGTTGGCCACTTCCTCCTCCAGTG CTTCTGCAGCCTTTACCGAGCGGCAGGACGACGAAGCAGAGGAGGTGCTGTGCGGGGTGAAGGAAGAGGAGTGGGCTCAGGTACAAGAACCGGCCAAGAATCCGGCGGCAGGCCGTGCCACCGCAG AATGCCATAACCAGCGGTACCGGACGGAGGCTGCTGTTCTTTTGCATGGTAGGAAGGGGTCGAAGCAGCGGCCAGCCTCACTTGACCTTGGTAGCCCTGGATTTCATGGAGCCACGTTTTCTCCAAGTTTCGTGATTGGTGGTGTGGGGTTGATGAACAAAGGACTTGGAGCATCACTCATCAGGTCAGACGTGTTTCATAGTCCTGGGACGCCGAACTATCCACGACACCGTGCATCAGTGTTGGGGTGCCAGAAAGGGTGGAGCTCTGAGAGAGTTCCACATCCTTCTAAAGGAAGTAGGAGATATCCAGGCAGCAGTATGGCATTTCCCTACAGCAATGGGAGGACATTGCCCTCGAAATGGGAGGATGCAGAGAGGTGGATCTTCAGTCCCAATTCCAGTGACGCGCTTGGAAGAACTACGGTTGCTCATGCTCGGCGACCAAAGTCTAAAAGTGGTCCCCTGGGGCCTCCAGGAAGACTTGGTGGACAGTATTCATCTGTTTCTTCAGTGTCATTGCTTGATAGTGGGAGAGCTGGACCTATTACAGCAAATTCACCTTTCATGGCAGGAGTACTAATGCCCGAACATGTTTGTGGAGGAAAAAATACAAATGGAACCTATTCAGGTAGACCAATTGGTGACGAAATCAGCATTGGAAGAGGAGTCAAAATTTGTCCACTGAATGGTGGATCTCATCCCATTCGAACTTCCAGAGTTCGCCAGCGATTAGATTATGCACTCGAATCATCTGCTTCATTGCCTAGCACGCGAGAATCTATCCAAG ACGAGCAGGTTGAAATTACTGAAGATTCAGCTTCTACTATTGCTTCTATAATTTCTAGGAAAGATGCTGCAACCCAGACCAGCCCAGAGCTAAGTAGGTCCTCTTCGCCCAACACTAGACCAACATTTAATCGTTCCCTGTCGACAGAACAAGTGAAAGAGAGCGGGAGCTGTTTCTCAGATCTTGATATCAGGGATGTTCAGATGGATGACCGAGTGACTTTGACTAGGTGGTCAAAGAAAAATGTAACACGGTCGTCTAACAAGAATTCAACAAACATAATAGAATGGAAGGAAAAGACAGTGGAGTCAAATTCTTCATCCTGGGGCTTTGCGGAAGCGAAGTGCATATCTAA GATTGATAGAGAGGACACAAAAATTACTGCATGGGAGAATATTCAAAAAGCAAAAGCTGAGGCAGCAATTCAGAAGTTAGTG ATTAAGCTCGAGAAGAAAAGATCATCTTCCCTGGATAAGATTTTGAACACCCTCAAGTCTGCTCAAAGAAAAGCCCAGGTGATGCGTGAGCGTGAGCGTGATGCAGTAACAgcaaaccaagatggaaaaggcTCTAGGAAGGCAAAAAAGAGAGTGCAGCTTAGCAAGAATGGTCAAATCAGTTCACTGAGTGGCTGCTTCACTTGCCATGCTTTCTGA
- the LOC110432818 gene encoding uncharacterized protein LOC110432818 isoform X2, translated as MRGGGGASGLAFRGVVEEEEEEAVVSAPERPMQRRRQRRRWGEEVDDGYSPSSTGGGGSSCCDSFGCDSPLAGFVRPDGDPDTDLETDGLATSSSSAFTERQDDEAEEVLCGVKEEEWAQVQEPAKNPAAGRATAECHNQRYRTEAAVLLHGRKGSKQRPASLDLGSPGFHGATFSPSFVIGGVGLMNKGLGASLIRSDVFHSPGTPNYPRHRASVLGCQKGWSSERVPHPSKGSRRYPGSSMAFPYSNGRTLPSKWEDAERWIFSPNSSDALGRTTVAHARRPKSKSGPLGPPGRLGGQYSSVSSVSLLDSGRAGPITANSPFMAGVLMPEHVCGGKNTNGTYSGRPIGDEISIGRGVKICPLNGGSHPIRTSRVRQRLDYALESSASLPSTRESIQDEQVEITEDSASTIASIISRKDAATQTSPELSRSSSPNTRPTFNRSLSTEQVKESGSCFSDLDIRDVQMDDRVTLTRWSKKNVTRSSNKNSTNIIEWKEKTVESNSSSWGFAEAKCISKIDREDTKITAWENIQKAKAEAAIQKLVIKLEKKRSSSLDKILNTLKSAQRKAQVMRERERDAVTANQDGKGSRKAKKRVQLSKNGQISSLSGCFTCHAF; from the exons ATGCGGGGTGGCGGCGGTGCTTCCGGGCTTGCGTTTCGGggcgtggtggaggaggaggaagaagaggcaGTGGTTTCGGCGCCGGAGAGGCCaatgcagcggcggcggcagcggcggaggTGGGGAGAGGAGGTGGACGACGGCTACTCGCCGAGCTCCACGGGCGGCGGCGGGAGCAGCTGCTGCGATTCCTTCGGCTGCGACTCG CCTTTGGCCGGGTTCGTGCGCCCAGATGGTGACCCAGATACAGATCTGGAGACAGATGGGTTGGCCACTTCCTCCTCCAGTG CCTTTACCGAGCGGCAGGACGACGAAGCAGAGGAGGTGCTGTGCGGGGTGAAGGAAGAGGAGTGGGCTCAGGTACAAGAACCGGCCAAGAATCCGGCGGCAGGCCGTGCCACCGCAG AATGCCATAACCAGCGGTACCGGACGGAGGCTGCTGTTCTTTTGCATGGTAGGAAGGGGTCGAAGCAGCGGCCAGCCTCACTTGACCTTGGTAGCCCTGGATTTCATGGAGCCACGTTTTCTCCAAGTTTCGTGATTGGTGGTGTGGGGTTGATGAACAAAGGACTTGGAGCATCACTCATCAGGTCAGACGTGTTTCATAGTCCTGGGACGCCGAACTATCCACGACACCGTGCATCAGTGTTGGGGTGCCAGAAAGGGTGGAGCTCTGAGAGAGTTCCACATCCTTCTAAAGGAAGTAGGAGATATCCAGGCAGCAGTATGGCATTTCCCTACAGCAATGGGAGGACATTGCCCTCGAAATGGGAGGATGCAGAGAGGTGGATCTTCAGTCCCAATTCCAGTGACGCGCTTGGAAGAACTACGGTTGCTCATGCTCGGCGACCAAAGTCTAAAAGTGGTCCCCTGGGGCCTCCAGGAAGACTTGGTGGACAGTATTCATCTGTTTCTTCAGTGTCATTGCTTGATAGTGGGAGAGCTGGACCTATTACAGCAAATTCACCTTTCATGGCAGGAGTACTAATGCCCGAACATGTTTGTGGAGGAAAAAATACAAATGGAACCTATTCAGGTAGACCAATTGGTGACGAAATCAGCATTGGAAGAGGAGTCAAAATTTGTCCACTGAATGGTGGATCTCATCCCATTCGAACTTCCAGAGTTCGCCAGCGATTAGATTATGCACTCGAATCATCTGCTTCATTGCCTAGCACGCGAGAATCTATCCAAG ACGAGCAGGTTGAAATTACTGAAGATTCAGCTTCTACTATTGCTTCTATAATTTCTAGGAAAGATGCTGCAACCCAGACCAGCCCAGAGCTAAGTAGGTCCTCTTCGCCCAACACTAGACCAACATTTAATCGTTCCCTGTCGACAGAACAAGTGAAAGAGAGCGGGAGCTGTTTCTCAGATCTTGATATCAGGGATGTTCAGATGGATGACCGAGTGACTTTGACTAGGTGGTCAAAGAAAAATGTAACACGGTCGTCTAACAAGAATTCAACAAACATAATAGAATGGAAGGAAAAGACAGTGGAGTCAAATTCTTCATCCTGGGGCTTTGCGGAAGCGAAGTGCATATCTAA GATTGATAGAGAGGACACAAAAATTACTGCATGGGAGAATATTCAAAAAGCAAAAGCTGAGGCAGCAATTCAGAAGTTAGTG ATTAAGCTCGAGAAGAAAAGATCATCTTCCCTGGATAAGATTTTGAACACCCTCAAGTCTGCTCAAAGAAAAGCCCAGGTGATGCGTGAGCGTGAGCGTGATGCAGTAACAgcaaaccaagatggaaaaggcTCTAGGAAGGCAAAAAAGAGAGTGCAGCTTAGCAAGAATGGTCAAATCAGTTCACTGAGTGGCTGCTTCACTTGCCATGCTTTCTGA
- the LOC110432818 gene encoding uncharacterized protein LOC110432818 isoform X4: MAPCRSRLPMLWPVSASQPLAGFVRPDGDPDTDLETDGLATSSSSAFTERQDDEAEEVLCGVKEEEWAQVQEPAKNPAAGRATAECHNQRYRTEAAVLLHGRKGSKQRPASLDLGSPGFHGATFSPSFVIGGVGLMNKGLGASLIRSDVFHSPGTPNYPRHRASVLGCQKGWSSERVPHPSKGSRRYPGSSMAFPYSNGRTLPSKWEDAERWIFSPNSSDALGRTTVAHARRPKSKSGPLGPPGRLGGQYSSVSSVSLLDSGRAGPITANSPFMAGVLMPEHVCGGKNTNGTYSGRPIGDEISIGRGVKICPLNGGSHPIRTSRVRQRLDYALESSASLPSTRESIQDEQVEITEDSASTIASIISRKDAATQTSPELSRSSSPNTRPTFNRSLSTEQVKESGSCFSDLDIRDVQMDDRVTLTRWSKKNVTRSSNKNSTNIIEWKEKTVESNSSSWGFAEAKCISKIDREDTKITAWENIQKAKAEAAIQKLVIKLEKKRSSSLDKILNTLKSAQRKAQVMRERERDAVTANQDGKGSRKAKKRVQLSKNGQISSLSGCFTCHAF, translated from the exons ATGGCGCCATGCCGATCTAGGTTGCCTATGCTATGGCCTGTCTCAGCCTCTCAG CCTTTGGCCGGGTTCGTGCGCCCAGATGGTGACCCAGATACAGATCTGGAGACAGATGGGTTGGCCACTTCCTCCTCCAGTG CCTTTACCGAGCGGCAGGACGACGAAGCAGAGGAGGTGCTGTGCGGGGTGAAGGAAGAGGAGTGGGCTCAGGTACAAGAACCGGCCAAGAATCCGGCGGCAGGCCGTGCCACCGCAG AATGCCATAACCAGCGGTACCGGACGGAGGCTGCTGTTCTTTTGCATGGTAGGAAGGGGTCGAAGCAGCGGCCAGCCTCACTTGACCTTGGTAGCCCTGGATTTCATGGAGCCACGTTTTCTCCAAGTTTCGTGATTGGTGGTGTGGGGTTGATGAACAAAGGACTTGGAGCATCACTCATCAGGTCAGACGTGTTTCATAGTCCTGGGACGCCGAACTATCCACGACACCGTGCATCAGTGTTGGGGTGCCAGAAAGGGTGGAGCTCTGAGAGAGTTCCACATCCTTCTAAAGGAAGTAGGAGATATCCAGGCAGCAGTATGGCATTTCCCTACAGCAATGGGAGGACATTGCCCTCGAAATGGGAGGATGCAGAGAGGTGGATCTTCAGTCCCAATTCCAGTGACGCGCTTGGAAGAACTACGGTTGCTCATGCTCGGCGACCAAAGTCTAAAAGTGGTCCCCTGGGGCCTCCAGGAAGACTTGGTGGACAGTATTCATCTGTTTCTTCAGTGTCATTGCTTGATAGTGGGAGAGCTGGACCTATTACAGCAAATTCACCTTTCATGGCAGGAGTACTAATGCCCGAACATGTTTGTGGAGGAAAAAATACAAATGGAACCTATTCAGGTAGACCAATTGGTGACGAAATCAGCATTGGAAGAGGAGTCAAAATTTGTCCACTGAATGGTGGATCTCATCCCATTCGAACTTCCAGAGTTCGCCAGCGATTAGATTATGCACTCGAATCATCTGCTTCATTGCCTAGCACGCGAGAATCTATCCAAG ACGAGCAGGTTGAAATTACTGAAGATTCAGCTTCTACTATTGCTTCTATAATTTCTAGGAAAGATGCTGCAACCCAGACCAGCCCAGAGCTAAGTAGGTCCTCTTCGCCCAACACTAGACCAACATTTAATCGTTCCCTGTCGACAGAACAAGTGAAAGAGAGCGGGAGCTGTTTCTCAGATCTTGATATCAGGGATGTTCAGATGGATGACCGAGTGACTTTGACTAGGTGGTCAAAGAAAAATGTAACACGGTCGTCTAACAAGAATTCAACAAACATAATAGAATGGAAGGAAAAGACAGTGGAGTCAAATTCTTCATCCTGGGGCTTTGCGGAAGCGAAGTGCATATCTAA GATTGATAGAGAGGACACAAAAATTACTGCATGGGAGAATATTCAAAAAGCAAAAGCTGAGGCAGCAATTCAGAAGTTAGTG ATTAAGCTCGAGAAGAAAAGATCATCTTCCCTGGATAAGATTTTGAACACCCTCAAGTCTGCTCAAAGAAAAGCCCAGGTGATGCGTGAGCGTGAGCGTGATGCAGTAACAgcaaaccaagatggaaaaggcTCTAGGAAGGCAAAAAAGAGAGTGCAGCTTAGCAAGAATGGTCAAATCAGTTCACTGAGTGGCTGCTTCACTTGCCATGCTTTCTGA
- the LOC110432818 gene encoding uncharacterized protein LOC110432818 isoform X3 yields the protein MAPCRSRLPMLWPVSASQPLAGFVRPDGDPDTDLETDGLATSSSSASAAFTERQDDEAEEVLCGVKEEEWAQVQEPAKNPAAGRATAECHNQRYRTEAAVLLHGRKGSKQRPASLDLGSPGFHGATFSPSFVIGGVGLMNKGLGASLIRSDVFHSPGTPNYPRHRASVLGCQKGWSSERVPHPSKGSRRYPGSSMAFPYSNGRTLPSKWEDAERWIFSPNSSDALGRTTVAHARRPKSKSGPLGPPGRLGGQYSSVSSVSLLDSGRAGPITANSPFMAGVLMPEHVCGGKNTNGTYSGRPIGDEISIGRGVKICPLNGGSHPIRTSRVRQRLDYALESSASLPSTRESIQDEQVEITEDSASTIASIISRKDAATQTSPELSRSSSPNTRPTFNRSLSTEQVKESGSCFSDLDIRDVQMDDRVTLTRWSKKNVTRSSNKNSTNIIEWKEKTVESNSSSWGFAEAKCISKIDREDTKITAWENIQKAKAEAAIQKLVIKLEKKRSSSLDKILNTLKSAQRKAQVMRERERDAVTANQDGKGSRKAKKRVQLSKNGQISSLSGCFTCHAF from the exons ATGGCGCCATGCCGATCTAGGTTGCCTATGCTATGGCCTGTCTCAGCCTCTCAG CCTTTGGCCGGGTTCGTGCGCCCAGATGGTGACCCAGATACAGATCTGGAGACAGATGGGTTGGCCACTTCCTCCTCCAGTG CTTCTGCAGCCTTTACCGAGCGGCAGGACGACGAAGCAGAGGAGGTGCTGTGCGGGGTGAAGGAAGAGGAGTGGGCTCAGGTACAAGAACCGGCCAAGAATCCGGCGGCAGGCCGTGCCACCGCAG AATGCCATAACCAGCGGTACCGGACGGAGGCTGCTGTTCTTTTGCATGGTAGGAAGGGGTCGAAGCAGCGGCCAGCCTCACTTGACCTTGGTAGCCCTGGATTTCATGGAGCCACGTTTTCTCCAAGTTTCGTGATTGGTGGTGTGGGGTTGATGAACAAAGGACTTGGAGCATCACTCATCAGGTCAGACGTGTTTCATAGTCCTGGGACGCCGAACTATCCACGACACCGTGCATCAGTGTTGGGGTGCCAGAAAGGGTGGAGCTCTGAGAGAGTTCCACATCCTTCTAAAGGAAGTAGGAGATATCCAGGCAGCAGTATGGCATTTCCCTACAGCAATGGGAGGACATTGCCCTCGAAATGGGAGGATGCAGAGAGGTGGATCTTCAGTCCCAATTCCAGTGACGCGCTTGGAAGAACTACGGTTGCTCATGCTCGGCGACCAAAGTCTAAAAGTGGTCCCCTGGGGCCTCCAGGAAGACTTGGTGGACAGTATTCATCTGTTTCTTCAGTGTCATTGCTTGATAGTGGGAGAGCTGGACCTATTACAGCAAATTCACCTTTCATGGCAGGAGTACTAATGCCCGAACATGTTTGTGGAGGAAAAAATACAAATGGAACCTATTCAGGTAGACCAATTGGTGACGAAATCAGCATTGGAAGAGGAGTCAAAATTTGTCCACTGAATGGTGGATCTCATCCCATTCGAACTTCCAGAGTTCGCCAGCGATTAGATTATGCACTCGAATCATCTGCTTCATTGCCTAGCACGCGAGAATCTATCCAAG ACGAGCAGGTTGAAATTACTGAAGATTCAGCTTCTACTATTGCTTCTATAATTTCTAGGAAAGATGCTGCAACCCAGACCAGCCCAGAGCTAAGTAGGTCCTCTTCGCCCAACACTAGACCAACATTTAATCGTTCCCTGTCGACAGAACAAGTGAAAGAGAGCGGGAGCTGTTTCTCAGATCTTGATATCAGGGATGTTCAGATGGATGACCGAGTGACTTTGACTAGGTGGTCAAAGAAAAATGTAACACGGTCGTCTAACAAGAATTCAACAAACATAATAGAATGGAAGGAAAAGACAGTGGAGTCAAATTCTTCATCCTGGGGCTTTGCGGAAGCGAAGTGCATATCTAA GATTGATAGAGAGGACACAAAAATTACTGCATGGGAGAATATTCAAAAAGCAAAAGCTGAGGCAGCAATTCAGAAGTTAGTG ATTAAGCTCGAGAAGAAAAGATCATCTTCCCTGGATAAGATTTTGAACACCCTCAAGTCTGCTCAAAGAAAAGCCCAGGTGATGCGTGAGCGTGAGCGTGATGCAGTAACAgcaaaccaagatggaaaaggcTCTAGGAAGGCAAAAAAGAGAGTGCAGCTTAGCAAGAATGGTCAAATCAGTTCACTGAGTGGCTGCTTCACTTGCCATGCTTTCTGA
- the LOC8063702 gene encoding bZIP transcription factor TRAB1 encodes MEFKNWGSSSQRRPAVVVDEGQPLARQGSVYSLTFDEFQSALGGAATGGGGGGSGGIPKDFGSMNMDELLRSIWTAEETQAMASASAAGAGAGMPLTPLQRQGSSLTLPRTLSAKTVDEVWRNLVRDEPPQAQVADGGGHHQQHRQSTLGEMTLEEFLVRAGVVRENPAPAPPAPQPLTMMPPRPVPVAPKSSAFFGNLPGADDAAAAAALGFAPVGMGDLALIPPRAAAGMGGSAMAVQTAVNQQLDSGGKGYSDLSSPTEPLPFSFEGMIRGRRHGGGVEKVVERRQRRMIKNRESAARSRARKQAYTMELEAEVQKLKELNQELERKQAEIMEMQKNETPEMLKDPFGRKKRLCLRRTLTGPW; translated from the exons atGGAGTTCAAGAACTGGGGGTCGTCGTCGCAGCGCCggccggcggtggtggtggacgAGGGGCAACCGTTGGCGAGACAGGGGTCAGTCTATTCGTTGACGTTCGACGAATTCCAGAGCGCGCTCGGCGGGGCCGCcaccggcggtggcggtggcggtagcGGTGGCATCCCCAAGGATTTCGGCTCCATGAACATGGACGAGCTGCTCCGGAGCATCTGGACCGCGGAGGAGACCCAGGCCATGGCCTCCGCCTCTGCCGCAGGAGCGGGCGCGGGGATGCCGCTCACGCCGCTGCAGCGGCAGGGATCGTCGCTCACACTGCCCCGCACGCTCAGCGCCAAGACGGTCGACGAGGTGTGGCGCAATCTCGTGCGCGACGAGCCGCCGCAGGCGCAGGTGGCGGACGGCGGCGGACACCACCAGCAGCACCGCCAGTCGACGCTCGGGGAGATGACTCTGGAGGAGTTCTTGGTCAGAGCTGGCGTGGTCAGGGAAAACCCCGCTCCAGCTCCTCCAGCGCCACAGCCCTTGACCATGATGCCGCCGCGGCCGGTACCTGTTGCCCCTAAAAGCTCCGCCTTTTTCGGGAATTTACCGGGCGCCGACGACGCCGCAGCTGCGGCAGCGCTGGGGTTCGCACCGGTCGGCATGGGGGATCTGGCCCTGATACCGCCCAGGGCGGCGGCAGGCATGGGAGGCAGCGCCATGGCTGTGCAAACAGCGGTGAATCAGCAGCTTGATTCTGGCGGGAAGGGGTACAGCGACCTGTCGTCGCCAACGGAGCCGCtgcctttttcatttgaagggaTGATTCGGGGGAGAAGGCATGGAGGCGGAGTGGAGAAAGTGGTGGAGAGGCGGCAGAGGAGGATGATCAAGAACAGGGAGTCCGCCGCGAGGTCCCGAGCGCGCAAACAG GCTTATACAATGGAGTTAGAAGCTGAAGTTCAGAAACTCAAGGAGCTGAATCAGGAACTGGAGAGGAAACAG GCAGAGATTATGGAAATGCAGAAGAACGAG ACACCAGAAATGTTGAAGGATCCATTCGGACGGAAGAAACGGCTGTGCTTGCGAAGAACACTGACTGGCCCTTGGTGA